The following coding sequences lie in one Anomaloglossus baeobatrachus isolate aAnoBae1 chromosome 7, aAnoBae1.hap1, whole genome shotgun sequence genomic window:
- the LOC142245665 gene encoding uncharacterized protein LOC142245665 produces MHKEHLAQDENSNPREGPVSRRKERLSPSEHDMNQLNRSRPKTGSWDSNGFGPEIEALAGRTEESVPLSPSNSLNLRHLRGCEKDSSGRGLQRPPPPSQYHPNYYPTHHHHHHRTSYSGHRKGYWDYESQYRDGKRKAWVPRPGGGPHTQRPRNREALNSTETPCADMRPEQTAGDKSKSVSRQPSPPAEKEAAADSWLLFKPLPVFPVDSSSARTLPKISYASKVKENLDGKGLVPSSALRTSTTLPNCLLNAAQGDAAALHAGSLSSSSCSSLSSSPPSPVSQENLGAIFQNEWGLSFINEPGAGQAVPPEARELQEGTPGGVEGGGGDPDKAPPVTALVRLSHGFYIEGADPEVTTMENPKDWEAMVTYSLQEWTRVWTLHKKDPSRVVVYAETMDGKG; encoded by the exons ATGCACAAGGAGCACCTGGCCCAGGATGAGAACAGTAACCCGCGGGAGGGCCCAGTGAGCCGGAGGAAGGAGCGCCTGAGCCCCAGCGAGCACGACATGAACCAGCTGAACCGCAGCCGCCCCAAGACAG gcTCCTGGGACTCGAACGGCTTTGGTCCGGAGATCGAGGCTTTGGCCGGCCGCACCGAGGAGAGCGTCCCCCTCAGCCCCTCCAACTCCCTGAACCTCCGTCACCTGCGAGGCTGCGAGAAAGACTCCTCCGGCCGAGGGCTCCAGAGACCACCACCCCCGTCCCAGTACCACCCCAATTACTACCCCacacaccaccatcaccaccaccgcaCTTCTTATTCCGGACACCGCAAAGGCTACTGGGACTATGAGAGCCAATACCGGGATGGAAAACGTAAAGCGTGGGTGCCCCGGCCCGGAGGGGGGCCCCACACCCAACGCCCCAGGAACCGCGAAGCCTTAAACTCCACAGAGACCCCCTGTGCGGATATGAGGCCTGAGCAGACGGCCGGGGACAAAAGCAAAAGCGTGTCTCGCCAGCCCTCTCCCCCGGCGGAGAAGGAGGCGGCCGCAGACAGCTGGCTGCTCTTCAAGCCGCTGCCCGTCTTTCCTGTCGACAGCAGCAGCGCCAGGACGCTGCCAAAAATCAGCTACGCCAGCAAGGTGAAGGAGAACCTGGACGGCAAAGGACTGGTGCCCAGCTCTGCCCTCCGCACCTCAACTACCCTCCCCAACTGCCTGCTGAACGCTGCACAGGGCGACGCCGCCGCGCTGCACGCCGgctccctgtcctcctcctcctgctcctccctctcctcctccccaccGTCCCCCGTCAGCCAGGAGAACCTGGGGGCCATTTTCCAGAACGAGTGGGGGTTATCCTTTATTAATGAACCCGGAGCCGGTCAGGCGGTGCCGCCCGAGGCGAGGGAGCTGCAAGAGGGGACCCCCGGAGGGGTGGAAGGCGGCGGCGGTGACCCGGACAAAGCCCCTCCGGTGACGGCTCTGGTGCGTCTGTCCCATGGCTTCTATATAGAAGGAGCCGACCCCGAGGTGACCACCATGGAGAATCCGAAAGACTGGGAAGCCATGGTCACCTACAGCCTGCAAG AATGGACTCGTGTCTGGACCTTACAcaagaaag ATCCCTCCCGTGTAGTTGTATATGCAGAAACCATGGACGGCAAAGGTTAA